One Symphalangus syndactylus isolate Jambi chromosome 10, NHGRI_mSymSyn1-v2.1_pri, whole genome shotgun sequence genomic region harbors:
- the SMIM18 gene encoding small integral membrane protein 18: MASSHWNETTTSVYQYLGFQVQKIYPFHDNWNTACFVILLLFIFTVVSLVVLAFLYEVLDCCCCVKNKTVKDLKSEPNPLRSMMDNIRKRETEVV, translated from the coding sequence ATGGCTTCCAGCCACTGGAATGAAACCACTACCTCTGTTTATCAGTACCTTGGTTTTCAAGTTCAAAAAATTTACCCTTTCCATGACAACTGGAACACTGCCTGCTTTGTCATcctgcttttatttatatttacagtgGTATCTTTAGTGGTGCTGGCTTTCCTTTATGAAGTGCTTGACTGCTGCTGCTGTGTAAAAAACAAAACCGTGAAAGACTTGAAAAGTGAACCCAACCCTCTTAGAAGTATGATGGACAACATCAGAAAACGTGAAACTGAAGTGGTCTAA